The genomic stretch CTGGAGCATCAGAATTCTATCTATCATTAGAAGATGATTTAATGAGACTATTTGGATCAGATAGAGTAAAAACTGTAATGGAAAAATTAGGACTTCCAGAGGGAGAACCTATTACTCACTCAATGATCAATAAGGCTATTGCTAATGCACAAACTAAGATTGAATCAAGAAACTTTGGAATTAGAAAAAATCTTCTTGAATTTGACGATGTAATGAATAAACAAAGAACAGCAATTTATGCAAGTAGAAATGAAGCTATGTTAAAAGATGACTTAAAAGAAACAATACTTCATATGTTAAGAGATACAATTCATAAAACTGTTGTTGAAAGATTTGTTGGAGAATATAAAGAGGATTGGGATATCCAAGGACTTGCAGATTTCTTACATGAAAGATATGGATATACTATCAATGATTTAAATGAGTATAAATCTACAAGTATTGAGAATTATAGTGAAAAACTATATAATGAAATTGTAAAAGAGTATGAAGAAAAAGAAAATAGAATAGGTTCTGATATGATGAGAAGATTAGAAAAATATATTCTATTTGAAGTAGTAGATTCAAGATGGAGAGAACATCTAAAATCACTAGATGGATTGAGAGAAGGAATCTATTTAAGAGCATACGGACAAAGAGATCCTATCGTAGAGTATAAACTACTTTCAGGAGAACTATATGAAAAGATGCTTGAAACAATAAAAGAACAAACAACATCATTCCTATTTAAAGTAATTGTTAGATCTCCAGAAGAAGAGATGGCACCGAGAGAAGAGGCAACAAGAGTGCAAGATAATAGTGAAGAAGTAGAAGCAGGAGCAGATGGAGAGATCAAAGGTGACGATCCTTGCCCTTGTGGAAGTGGAAAGAAATATAAAAACTGTTGTGGAAGACTTTAATTAAAATCTAGGAGGGTAAAAGATGAAAAAGTTAATTTTAAGTATGTTAATAGCAGTATTCTTTATCTCATGTAGTTCAGCAGAGAAAGCAGGTTCTTTAGAGCAAAAATATAACATCACAAAACAATCAGCTAAAGAGTGGGATAAAACTATAATTAATGTTGTAGTTGGAGAAGCTCTAATAGAAGATTGGTATGGAGAAGAAAATCCTATTCTTTATCTAAGAAAAACAGGAAAAATGAGTGAAAAAGATTTCAATTTCCTAACTTCATTAGGAGATAAAAATGTAAATGATATAACTGATGATGAATTTGAACGTTTTGTTGATTTAGTAAAAAAATACAATAAAAAAATGCCAAGAAAATTCTTCCTTGAAAATGAAAATATAAAAGATCCAAAAGGACTTGTAGAAGCTATGGTAAGAGAATCATATTTAAGAATGGATACTCCTTCAAGCCACATTAAAGAGGTAGTTGCAACTCCAGAAGAATGGGAAGAGATAGTTGCTTTCTCAAAACAAACTGACTTAAATGAAAAAGATGTAAAAAAACTTAGAAAACTTTTAAATAGCTTTATTAAAAGAGATGAATTTTACTCAACAGAAACTTGGTATAATAGAGAAGTATCAGCTAGAACTATAAAAATTGCTGGAATTAATGCTAGAGAAAATAAGACAGCTATAGAAAAAAATAATGTTAATGCAAAAGCATTATATCTAGCTTATCCAGAATATTTCTCTAAACTTGAAAAATGGGATGATTAATATTTTTGGGGAGGCGTCTAATTTAAAGACGCCTTTCTTTACCAAAAGAAAGTGAGAGATTATGGAAGTAGATCTTCATATACATACTATTGCTTCAGATGGAACTTTTACTCCAGAAGAGGTTATTTTAGAAGCTAAAAGAAGAGGCTTAAAAGCTTTAGCTATAACAGATCATGATACTGTTGATGGAATAGAAGAAGCTAAAAAGAAAGCTCAAGAGATAGGAATAGAGTTTGTTCAAGGAATAGAAATATCATGTAATACACAAGATTATGAAGTTCATATATTAGGATATTTTTTAAATCTTGAAAATAAGAAATTTATGAATGAACTTGAAGAATTAAAAAAAGCTAGAGATAATAGAAATCTGAAAATAGTAGAAAAATTAAAAGCTTGTGGAATAGATGCTGATTTGGAAGAGATTGCTAAAATGGCTCCAGGAAAGATAATAAGTAGATTACATTTTGCTAATTATCTCGTTGAAAAAGGGGTTGTTTTAAGTAAAGAGGAAGCTTTTGATAAGTATCTAGGGAAAAGAGGAAGGGCATATATACCTAAAGAGAATTTTCCACCAGAGAGAGCAGTTAAAATGTTAAGTGAGAATGGAGCATTTGTTTCATTGGCTCATCCTAAATTAGTTGTAAATAATGATGGAATAATTGAGAATATGATTTCAAATCTTGTAAAAGTTGGATTAAATGGAATAGAGGCTCAATATGGAACTTTTTCCCCATCAGATATAAAAAAATATAAGAAAATGGCAAAAAGACACTCACTTTTAGTGACTGGAGGATCAGACTTTCATGGAGCTAATAGAGAGGGAGTGAATATAGGAGATACAGGAATTACATATTCACAATTTAGATTGATAAAAGAGAGAAATGCAGGAGGTAAATTATGATTATAGTAACTGGTGCAGCTGGAATGATTGGAAGTGCATTTGTTTGGAAACTTAATGAAATGGGAATAAATGATATTCTAGTTGTAGATAAATTAAGAACAGAAGAAAAATGGTTAAATTTAAGAAAGAGAGATTATGCTGATTGGGTAGATAGAGATGACCTTTTTGATTGGCTTGCTAATCCAGCTAATGCAGAAAAAATAACAGGTGTAGTACATATGGGAGCTTGTTCTGCAACTACTGAGAGAGATGGAGATTTCCTAATGGCTAATAACTATGGATATAGTAAAAAACTTTGGGAATTCTGTGCTGAAAGACAAATAAATTATGTTTATGCTTCATCAGCAGCTACATATGGTGGAGGAGAATTAGGATATAATGATGAAGTTTCTCCAGAAGAATTAAAAAAATTAATGCCTCTTAATAAATATGGATACTCTAAAAAAATATTTGATGATTGGGCATTCAAACAAAGAATAGCTCCAAAACAATGGACAGGATTAAAATTCTTCAATGTATATGGACCACAAGAGTATCACAAAGGAAGAATGGCATCAATGGTATTCCATACATTTAATCAATATAGAGAAAATGGTGGAGTTAAACTTTTCAAATCTCATAAAGAGGGATATAAAGATGGAGAGCAACTTAGAGATTTTGTTTATCTAAAAGATGTTGTGGATGTAATCTACTTCTTACTAACTGAAAAAGTTGAATCAGGAGTATATAATATAGGAACTGGAGAGGCTAGAAGCTTCCTAGATCTTTCTATGGCAACAATGAGAGCAGCTTCTAAAAATCCAGATCTTGCTGTTGAAGATGTAGTTGAATTTATTCCAATGCCTGAAGATTTAAGAGGAAGATATCAATACTTTACACAAGCTTCAATGGATAAATTGAAAAAAGCTGGATATACTAAAAAATTCCACTCATTAGAAGAGGGAGTTAAAGATTATGTAGAAAATTATATGGCAACAGAAGATCCATATTTATAGGAGGAAATTGATAGATGAATCCTTTTTTAATTGTTATTATACTTGGTATAGTAGAGGGAATGACAGAGTTTCTTCCTGTTAGTAGTACAGGACACATGATCTTAGTTGAAAAATTTATAAACAGCAGTTTTTTTACTAAAAATTTTATGGATAGTTTCTTGATAATTGTACAATTAGGAGCTATTCTTGCAGTAGTTTTATACTTTTGGAATGATTTAACTCCTTTTGTAAAAGAAAGAGAAGTTTTTGTCCAAAGGTTTAGATTGTGGGCAAAGGTTGTAGTTGGAGTTCTTCCATCAGCTGTAATTGGACTACTTTTAGATGACTATATTTCTGAATATTTTATGGGAAATGTAGTTGTTGTAGCTACAACACTTATCTTTTATGGAATAATATTGATAGTTGTTGAAAAATATTATAAAAGCTCTTCAAATATTGATAGCTTTAGTAAAATGGGATATAAAAAAGCTTTTACAGTTGGATTATTCCAATGTTTAGCTATGATTCCAGGAACTTCAAGATCAGGAGCAACTATAATAGGGGGACTTCTTTTAGGACTTTCAAGAGGAGTGGCAACAGAATTTTCATTTTTCTTGGCTATACCAACTATGTTTGGAGCAACACTATTGAAACTTTTAAAAAATGGATTGAAATTTTCTCCAGTTGAATGGCAACTTTTAGGAGTGGGATCTCTTGTATCTTTTGTTGTTGCATATCTTGTAATTAAATGGTTTATGGGATATATTAAAAAGAGAGATTTTGTTTCTTTTGGAATATATAGAATAGTTCTAGGAATTTTAGTTTTAATTGCTGTATTTATTTAGGTGATTAAATGAATAAGATAAAAACTTTTTTGATTTATATATTTATGGGTGTAGCTCTAGTAAATTTTATAGGAGTTTTCTATTTTAAAACTTCAAATATAGAGGCATTTACTAAGTATATTGAATTTTGTTCTAAGAATGAAGTGAAGTTAAAAGAAGTAA from Fusobacterium varium encodes the following:
- a CDS encoding PHP domain-containing protein, giving the protein MEVDLHIHTIASDGTFTPEEVILEAKRRGLKALAITDHDTVDGIEEAKKKAQEIGIEFVQGIEISCNTQDYEVHILGYFLNLENKKFMNELEELKKARDNRNLKIVEKLKACGIDADLEEIAKMAPGKIISRLHFANYLVEKGVVLSKEEAFDKYLGKRGRAYIPKENFPPERAVKMLSENGAFVSLAHPKLVVNNDGIIENMISNLVKVGLNGIEAQYGTFSPSDIKKYKKMAKRHSLLVTGGSDFHGANREGVNIGDTGITYSQFRLIKERNAGGKL
- the rfaD gene encoding ADP-glyceromanno-heptose 6-epimerase, whose product is MIIVTGAAGMIGSAFVWKLNEMGINDILVVDKLRTEEKWLNLRKRDYADWVDRDDLFDWLANPANAEKITGVVHMGACSATTERDGDFLMANNYGYSKKLWEFCAERQINYVYASSAATYGGGELGYNDEVSPEELKKLMPLNKYGYSKKIFDDWAFKQRIAPKQWTGLKFFNVYGPQEYHKGRMASMVFHTFNQYRENGGVKLFKSHKEGYKDGEQLRDFVYLKDVVDVIYFLLTEKVESGVYNIGTGEARSFLDLSMATMRAASKNPDLAVEDVVEFIPMPEDLRGRYQYFTQASMDKLKKAGYTKKFHSLEEGVKDYVENYMATEDPYL
- a CDS encoding undecaprenyl-diphosphate phosphatase — encoded protein: MNPFLIVIILGIVEGMTEFLPVSSTGHMILVEKFINSSFFTKNFMDSFLIIVQLGAILAVVLYFWNDLTPFVKEREVFVQRFRLWAKVVVGVLPSAVIGLLLDDYISEYFMGNVVVVATTLIFYGIILIVVEKYYKSSSNIDSFSKMGYKKAFTVGLFQCLAMIPGTSRSGATIIGGLLLGLSRGVATEFSFFLAIPTMFGATLLKLLKNGLKFSPVEWQLLGVGSLVSFVVAYLVIKWFMGYIKKRDFVSFGIYRIVLGILVLIAVFI